One part of the Gossypium raimondii isolate GPD5lz chromosome 1, ASM2569854v1, whole genome shotgun sequence genome encodes these proteins:
- the LOC105775003 gene encoding zinc finger CCCH domain-containing protein 34 has product MERDPESDPQPEWNTQGPETGLEEPVCRLGLEGGSESYPERPDEADCIYYLRTGFCGYGSKCRFNHPRDRAGVMGVGRGGVGEYPERAGQPVCQYYMRTGACKFGASCKYHHPKQGGGSVSSVPLNYYGYPLRPGEKECSYYVKTGQCKFGTTCKFHHPAPPAMQVPAPSPAPQVAPAPTPMPAPTMYSTVQSPSGPSSQQYGVVMARPPLMPGSYVQGPYGPLLLSQGVPSWNPYPGPVGYGTQPTVPSSSTFGATPLSPSATAYTGSHQFVPSSFEPSSNIQEEVSFPERPGQPECQYYMKTGRCKYGSSCRYHHPPEVFAPKADVVLSPLGLPLRPGAPPCTHYTQRGMCKFGAACRFDHPMGTLSYSPSASSLADMPVAPYPVGTTIGTLAPSSSSSELRPELLSGSSKDPAPAMISSSVSASSEPVGSVFSEGAPVPHSTTQQSSWSSAPSTGGGSDDDEPHSSS; this is encoded by the exons ATGGAGCGGGACCCAGAATCCGATCCGCAACCGGAATGGAATACTCAGGGACCCGAAACGGGACtcgaag AACCAGTTTGTCGATTGGGATTAGAAGGTGGGTCGGAATCATACCCGGAACGACCCGATGAAGCTGATTGTATTTACTATTTGAGGACTGGGTTTTGTGGCTATGGTTCTAAGTGCCGATTCAATCATCCTCGTGACCGTGCTGgg GTTATGGGAGTTGGAAGAGGTGGTGTTGGAGAGTATCCGGAGAGAGCGGGCCAGCCAGTTTGTCAG TATTATATGAGGACGGGAGCATGCAAATTTGGTGCTTCTTGTAAGTACCATCATCCCAAGCAAGGAGGTGGTTCTGTTAGCTCTGTGCCACTAAATTATTACGGATATCCATTACGTCCG GGTGAAAAGGAGTGTTCTTATTATGTGAAGACGGGACAGTGTAAATTTGGTACAACATGTAAATTCCATCATCCTGCACCACCGGCTATGCAAGTTCCGGCACCATCTCCAGCTCCACAAGTTGCACCTGCACCTACACCAATGCCCGCTCCAACCATGTATTCGACGGTGCAATCACCATCTGGCCCTTCCTCTCAACAATACGGAGTTGTAATGGCTAGGCCTCCCTTAATGCCAGGCTCGTATGTGCAAGGCCCTTATGGTCCTTTGTTGCTTTCTCAAGGTGTTCCGAGTTGGAATCCATATCCG GGACCTGTTGGTTATGGTACTCAACCGACTGTTCCGTCAAGCTCAACTTTTGGGGCAACACCATTGTCTCCTTCTGCAACTGCCTATACCGGGTCTCATCAATTTGTACCATCTAGTTTCGAGCCTTCGAGTAATATTCAGGAGGAGGTGTCGTTTCCGGAGAGACCTGGGCAACCGGAATGCCAGTATTATATGAAGACCGGTCGTTGTAAATACGGATCCTCCTGTAGATATCATCATCCGCCGGAAGTGTTTGCACCAAAAGCAGATGTCGTCCTTAGCCCTCTTGGTCTTCCGCTTCGTCCG GGTGCGCCCCCTTGCACTCATTATACACAACGTGGAATGTGCAAGTTTGGAGCCGCTTGCAGGTTTGATCATCCTATGGGAACATTAAGTTACAGTCCATCTGCATCTTCCCTCGCCGATATGCCTGTTGCACCCTATCCTGTTGGAACTACAATCGGTACTCTAGCTCCATCATCCTCATCGTCGGAATTACGACCCGAACTTCTTTCAGGGTCCAGCAAAGACCCTGCTCCAGCCATGATATCATCATCAGTGAGCGCTTCAAGTGAGCCTGTCGGTTCCGTTTTCTCTGAAGGTGCACCTGTTCCTCATTCAACCACACAACAATCTAGTTGGAGTTCTGCTCCTTCTACTGGCGGTGGCAGTGATGACGATGAGCCACACAGTTCAAGCTAA
- the LOC105775101 gene encoding uncharacterized protein LOC105775101 yields MNDLRGIGVPESNILTLLNRQPRSLLYDPVRLKEIVEEVKRMGIGSSRMKFLVAVQAFRSMIKSTLEKKIDVYRRWGWSDQEINEALGRYPLCMTVSEEKTMAIMDFLVNKMGYSSTLIAKEPCLVTRSLEKRIIPRTVFARELISQGLVNEFKLSTLFETSEKLFIRMYIDRFVNKALELLKLYKEKLKISEKKNTSELA; encoded by the coding sequence ATGAATGATTTGAGAGGAATTGGAGTTCCTGAATCGAATATCCTTACGCTGCTTAACCGTCAGCCTAGATCGCTTTTGTATGATCCGGTTCGGCTTAAGGAGATTGTGGAGGAAGTCAAAAGAATGGGGATTGGTTCTTCGAGGATGAAGTTTCTTGTTGCGGTTCAAGCTTTCAGATCAATGATCAAATCCACATTAGAGAAGAAGATTGATGTTTATAGGAGATGGGGTTGGTCTGACCAAGAGATTAACGAAGCTTTGGGGAGGTATCCGTTGTGTATGACAGTTTCGGAGGAAAAGACCATGGCTATAATGGATTTTCTGGTGAACAAAATGGGCTACAGTTCGACTCTCATTGCCAAAGAACCGTGTTTAGTAACACGGAGCTTAGAGAAGAGGATTATCCCGAGGACAGTGTTTGCTCGAGAATTGATATCACAAGGTTTggttaatgaatttaaattgtcTACATTGTTCGAGACATCGGAAAAGCTGTTCATTAGAATGTATATTGACCGTTTCGTAAACAAAGCACTCGAGCTCTTGAAGctttacaaagaaaaacttaagatttcagaaaaaaaaaatacaagtgagtTAGCGTAG
- the LOC105774992 gene encoding serine/threonine-protein kinase PBL27 — translation MGGGGCFPCFGSSNKEKSNNGGKSIKELNNKDSTKDGSVGQSHHVNRASLDKSKSRSGSDSKKEPAVSKNGSTENIPAQTFTFRELAAATKNFRPECLLGEGGFGHVYKGRLESTGQVVAVKQLDRNGLQGNREFLVEVLMLSLLHHPNLVNLIGYCADGDQRLLVYEFMPLGSLEDHLHDLPPDKEPLDWNTRMKIAAGAAKGLEYLHDKASPPVIYRDLKSSNILLDEGYHPKLSDFGLAKLGPVGDKTHVSTRVMGTYGYCAPEYAMTGQLTLKSDVYSFGVVFLELITGRKAIDNMRAPGEQNLVAWARPLFKDRRKFPKMADPLLQGCYPMRGLYQALAVAAMCLQEQAATRPLIGDVVTALTYLASQTYDPNAPGNQSNRVGPSNPRLKDDRNMADGLDSPEGRGWHHGSPSTHRNSPDYRKRNQMRESSTGSELIRNDAGGESGRKCGSDDSERQESNRGSPLNGSRARETPHNRVLDRERAVAEAKVWGENWRERKRANAMGSFDGTNE, via the exons ATGGGTGGTGGTGGGTGTTTTCCTTGTTTTGGATCATCAAACAAGGAAAAGAGTAATAATGGTGGGAAATCCATTAAAGAACTGAACAACAAGGATTCAACTAAAGATGGCTCAGTTGGTCAGTCTCATCATGTTAATAGAGCTAGTTTAG ACAAATCAAAATCTCGGAGTGGTTCTGATTCTAAGAAGGAGCCTGCAGTATCTAAAAATGGATCAACCGAAAATATCCCAGCTCAAACATTTACATTTCGAGAGCTTGCTGCTGCCACAAAGAACTTTAGGCCGGAATGTCTATTAGGAGAAGGTGGTTTTGGACATGTTTACAAGGGCCGGTTGGAAAGTACGGGACAG GTCGTTGCTGTCAAACAGCTTGATAGAAATGGCCTTCAGGGAAATAGAGAATTCCTCGTTGAAGTTCTCATGCTTAGTCTCTTACACCACCCAAACCTTGTCAACCTGATTGGTTATTGTGCCGATGGGGACCAACGCCTCCTTGTCTACGAGTTTATGCCTTTAGGGTCATTGGAGGATCATTTACATG ATCTTCCACCGGATAAGGAACCTTTGGACTGGAATACGAGAATGAAGATTGCAGCTGGTGCAGCCAAGGGATTGGAATACTTGCACGATAAAGCTAGTCCTCCTGTTATATACCGAGACTTAAAATCATCCAACATCCTTCTTGATGAAGGCTATCACCCTAAATTATCTGATTTCGGGCTTGCGAAACTAGGTCCTGTTGGTGACAAAACCCATGTGTCCACTCGTGTAATGGGTACTTATGGTTATTGTGCACCGGAATATGCAATGACCGGCCAGCTCACTCTAAAATCCGATGTCTACAGTTTTGGAGTGGTCTTTCTCGAGCTTATCACGGGGCGCAAGGCCATTGATAATATGCGTGCTCCTGGAGAGCAGAATCTGGTTGCATGG GCACGACCGCTTTTCAAAGATCGTAGGAAGTTTCCGAAAATGGCTGACCCGCTACTACAAGGTTGTTATCCGATGCGTGGATTGTACCAAGCTCTTGCAGTTGCAGCAATGTGTTTGCAAGAGCAAGCGGCTACAAGGCCTTTAATAGGCGATGTGGTTACGGCCCTTACGTATTTAGCCTCACAAACTTATGACCCAAATGCCCCTGGCAACCAAAGCAACAGAGTCGGTCCATCAAATCCAAGACTTAAGGATGATAGGAATATGGCTGACGGGTTAGACAGCCCCGAGGGTCGTGGATGGCATCATGGTTCTCCTTCCACGCATAGAAATTCACCTGATTACAGGAAGAGGAATCAGATGAGGGAATCTAGCACCGGTTCTGAGTTGATCAGGAATGACGCTGGTGGGGAATCAGGGAGGAAATGTGGTTCGGATGATTCGGAACGACAAGAATCTAATAGAGGCAGCCCACTGAATGGTTCAAGAGCAAGGGAAACTCCACATAATCGTGTTCTCGATAGAGAACGTGCTGTCGCGGAGGCCAAAGTATGGGGTGAGAATTGGAGGGAGAGAAAACGGGCGAACGCAATGGGTAGCTTTGATGGTACAAATGAGTAA
- the LOC105774981 gene encoding uncharacterized protein LOC105774981, giving the protein MQATEAVSNGVSNGSSQANSPVPEPLDNKPPRPETSGRHSDLSLQIPPRPIGFGSHSGKGLLQSQGSGKSGSSPVGFLRGLSFKKKGIIADGERSFLLTPDNKTGPESPSMASFPSPSFWQRCTSLPVTPASNLSPSVATPATERMAGERSKLNKGAKLAVVSRSLSVPGRNVVIVRSASFDTRKEHAPTENSDDINPVTAESDDEEIPEEEAVCRICFDECDERNTLKMECSCKGALQLVHEVCAIKWFSVKGNKNCDVCGQEVRNLPVTLLRVPTTARRSNRQNIDPQRLPSETVSVWQDFVVLVLISTICYFFFLEQLLIREMKTQAVVIAAPFAFTLGLLGSIFALILAIKEYIWTYAAFEFALVAVIVHVFYTVVHMKAVFSILLSGMISFGTAMALNSLYIRCFGWRVQVAGNSNPV; this is encoded by the exons ATGCAAGCAACTGAAGCTGTTAGCAATGGAGTTTCAAATGGTTCTTCTCag GCAAATTCTCCTGTTCCGGAACCCTTAGATAACAAGCCTCCAAGGCCCGAAACAAGTGGTCGTCACTCTGATCTTTCACTTCAAATACCACCTAGACCAATAGGATTTGGTAGTCATAGTGGAAAGGGTTTACTTCAGTCCCAAGGTTCCGGTAAAAGCGGTTCCTCACCGGTAGGCTTCTTACGTGGCTTAAGCTTCAAGAAAAAGGGTATCATAGCTGATGGCGAGAGAAGCTTCCTCCTCACCCCTGACAACAAAACTGGTCCAGAAAGTCCGAGTATGGCTAGTTTTCCATCCCCATCTTTTTGGCAAAGATGTACATCGCTGCCTGTCACACCGGCATCAAATTTGTCCCCATCAGTTGCCACGCCTGCTACAGAAAGGATGGCTGGAGAACGGAGTAAATTGAAT AAAGGAGCTAAGCTTGCTGTGGTTTCGAGGTCTCTTTCAGTTCCCGGACGAAATGTCGTTATAGTGAGATCTGCATCTTTCGATACTCGTAAAGAGCATGCCCCTACTGAGAACAGTGATG ATATTAATCCCGTTACTGCAGAAAGTGATGACGAGGAGATTCCTGAAGAGGAAGCCGTGTGCAGAATCTGTTTCGACGAATGTGATGAGAGGAATACACTTAAAATGGAATGCAGCTGCAAAGGTGCCCTACAACTTGTGCACGAGGTGTGCGCCATAAAATGGTTTAGTGTGAAAGGAAACAAAAACTGCGACGTATGTGGACAGGAAGTGAGGAACTTACCCGTAACTTTGTTGCGGGTGCCTACTACGGCTCGAAGGAGTAATAGACAGAACATCGATCCACAAAGATTACCATCAGAAACCGTGAG TGTCTGGCAGGATTTCGTGGTTCTCGTGTTAATTAGCACGATATGCTATTTCTTCTTCCTCGAGCAACTACTG ATTCGGGAAATGAAGACTCAAGCGGTTGTGATTGCCGCGCCATTTGCGTTTACCCTAGGCCTCTTAGGCTCTATCTTTGCCCTCATCTTAG CAATCAAGGAGTATATATGGACGTATGCAGCTTTTGAGTTCGCACTCGTTGCAGTAATCGTGCACGTATTCTACACCGTG GTCCATATGAAGGCTGTTTTCTCTATACTGTTATCGGGAATGATAAGTTTCGGGACAGCTATGGCACTCAATTCATTGTATATCCGGTGTTTCGGTTGGCGAGTTCAGGTTGCCGGAAATTCGAACCCAGTGTGA
- the LOC105775014 gene encoding transcription termination factor MTERF15, mitochondrial encodes MIYSIFRTSLLHGRQAMASSQSFNLSVTKISTTLRFFSISSNEHSFTVTYLINKCGFSPESASRTSNYVHFETPEKPDSLIIFLENHGFSKTQIKNLIKRQPKLLYSDTEKTLLPKLEFLYSIGFSRPELAKLLSDYPTLLRASLEKRIIPSFNLLRNLFQSDDKAIKSIKRFAGILVSDFEKNLLPNMNILRGIGVPESNILLQLHRKPRTLMFNPVRLEEIVEEVKRMGIDTSRKKFLDVVFAMKSMTKSTLEKKIDVYKRWGWSDQEIHEAFRRYPLCMTVSEDKIMAIMDFLVNKMGYSSTLVAKQSSVLSRSLEKRIVPRALFAQELSSKGLVNDFKLSVLFDTSEKTFNKMFGDCFVKKAPELLKLYKENVEK; translated from the coding sequence ATGATTTATTCCATCTTTAGAACTAGTCTTCTTCATGGGAGGCAAGCCATGGCTTCCTCTCAAAGTTTCAATCTTTCAGTCACTAAAATATCAACTACTCTTAGATTCTTCTCCATTAGCTCAAATGAACACTCCTTTACAGTTACATACCTTATAAACAAATGTGGGTTCTCCCCAGAATCGGCATCACGGACTTCAAATTATGTTCATTTTGAAACCCCTGAAAAGCCCGATTCTCTGATTATTTTCCTGGAAAATCACGGGTTTTcgaaaacccaaataaaaaatctaatcaAAAGACAACCAAAATTGCTTTATTCTGATACTGAGAAAACCCTTTTGCCCAAATTAGAGTTTCTTTACTCCATAGGTTTTTCAAGGCCTGAGCTTGCTAAGCTCTTGAGTGATTATCCTACATTGTTGAGAGCTAGTTTAGAGAAACGAATTATCCCTTCATTTAATTTACTTAGGAATTTGTTTCAATCTGATGATAAGGCTATTAAGTCTATAAAACGATTTGCTGGTATTCTTGTATCCGATTTTGAGAAGAATTTGCTTCCgaatatgaatattttgagaGGAATTGGAGTCCCCGAATCGAATATTCTTTTGCAGCTTCATCGTAAGCCTAGAACACTGATGTTTAATCCGGTTCGACTTGAGGAGATTGTTGAGGAAGTCAAAAGAATGGGGATAGATACTTCGAGGAAGAAGTTTCTCGATGTGGTTTTCGCTATGAAATCAATGACCAAATCCACATTAGAGAAGAAGATTGATGTTTATAAGAGATGGGGTTGGTCTGACCAAGAGATTCACGAAGCTTTCCGAAGGTATCCGTTGTGTATGACGGTTTCGGAAGATAAGATCATGGCTATAATGGATTTTCTGGTGAACAAAATGGGCTACAGTTCGACTCTCGTTGCCAAACAATCGAGTGTTTTATCACGGAGTTTAGAGAAGAGGATTGTCCCGAGGGCTTTGTTTGCTCAAGAATTGTCATCAAAAGGTTTGGTTAATGACTTTAAATTGTCTGTATTGTTTGACACATCGGAGAAGACATTCAACAAGATGTTTGGTGACTGTTTCGTAAAGAAAGCACCCGAGCTCTTGAAGCTATACAAAGAAAATGTTGAGAAGTGA